One window of Benincasa hispida cultivar B227 unplaced genomic scaffold, ASM972705v1 Contig544, whole genome shotgun sequence genomic DNA carries:
- the LOC120069670 gene encoding uncharacterized protein LOC120069670, with product MGSPFQWSSSLHTAPIKLKSPIFPSSPSNFIFYYCQRSPVKDSSNRRCAVCAQNSNSPRPKNSKSVLLGDCQGNELVRVSSTPVRRPNSVIFSLVSLFDKRSLWRRIFFASKKVRSIILLNVVTIVYASSIPVVKEVEELVDPATFNVVRFAMTAVPFVPLALYKWDDAEIRDAGIELGFWVSLGYLMQAFGLITSDAGRASFISMLTVLVVPLLDGLLGAVVPARTWFGALMSVIGVAMLESSGSPPCVGDLLNFLSAIFFGVHMLRTEHISRRIDKNKFLPLLAYEVCVVSILSMLWYFIWRWIDGAETIIESWNWKTYLDWVFMFPWVPALYTGLLSTGFCLWLEMAAMCDVSATETAIIYSLEPVWGGSFAWILLGERWGLTGWIGAALVLAGSITVQIFASSATKSCKDERSKSREVHGLLGSGDDRNLSTSPIVITRVKNIVDHLKK from the exons ATGGGATCCCCATTTCAATGGAGTTCATCTCTTCACACTGCTCCAATCAAGCTCAAATCTCCCATTTTCCCATCCTCCCCATCCAATTTCATCTTCTATTACTGCCAACGATCTCCTGTGAAGGATTCCTCAAATCGTCGTTGCGCTGTTTGTGCTCAAAACTCCAATTCCCCGCGGCCCAAGAATTCGAAATCGGTCCTTCTTGGCGATTGCCAAGGGAATGAGCTTGTTCGGGTCTCTTCTACTCCGGTTCGACGGCCTAACAGTGTAATTTTCTCTCTGGTGTCTTTATTTGATAAGCGTTCTCTTTGGCGAAGGATCTTTTTTGCCTCGAAGAAAGTTAGGAGTATCATTTTGCTCAACGTCGTCACAATTGTTTATG CTAGCAGCATTCCAGTTGTGAAAGAGGTTGAAGAATTAGTGGATCCAGCAACCTTCAATGTTGTGCGGTTTGCTATGACTGCTGTTCCATTTGTTCCACTTGCATTGTATAAATGGGATGATGCCGAGATCCGTGATGCTGGAATAGAATTAGGTTTCTGGGTTAGTTTAGGGTACCTGATGCAAGCATTTGGACTTATAACATCTGATGCTGGGCGAGCATCCTTCATATCAATGCTCACG GTGCTTGTAGTTCCTTTACTTGATGGACTTTTAGGGGCTGTAGTTCCTGCTCGTACCTGGTTTGGAGCTCTCATGTCAGTCATTGGAGTTGCAATGCTTGAATCCAGTGGATCCCCTCCTTGT GTGGGAGATCTTTTGAACTTCTTGAGTGCAATATTTTTTGGTGTGCATATGCTAAGAACAGAGCATATTTCACGACGTATAGATAAGAATAAGTTCTTGCCACTCCTTGCATATGAG GTTTGTGTTGTTTCTATTCTATCGATGCTGTGGTATTTTATTTGGAGATGGATTGATGGAGCGGAAACAATTATTGAGTCATGGAATTGGAAAACATATTTAGATTGGGTGTTCATGTTTCCTTGGGTACCTGCTCTGTACACAGGCTTATTGTCCACTGGTTTTTGCCTATGGCTAGAG ATGGCTGCCATGTGCGATGTATCTGCCACGGAAACTGCCATTATTTACAGCTTGGAGCCAGTCTGGGGTGGTAGTTTTGCCTGGATCCTTCTTGGTGAAAGGTGGGGATTGACTGGCTGGATTGGTGCTGCCCTGGTGCTAG CTGGAAGCATAACAGTGCAGATATTTGCATCATCTGCAACAAAATCTTGCAAAGATGAAAGAAGCAAAAGCAGGGAAGTCCATGGCCTTTTGGGTTCGGGTGATGATCGGAATTTGTCGACCTCCCCAATCGTTATAACGAGAGTCAAGAATATTGTAGATCATTTGAAGAAGTAA